AATACTACTAATGAGGGCACAGCGGAATAATTTTGCTTCATCAAACAACCACTACTCACTTTAACCAACCTCATACGATGAACAACTTCCGCGCCCCCCTCAACAAGCTTAAGCACCTCGGCTTTTTGGTCCTCCTGCTCCTAAGCACCAACCTCACTTTTGCGCAGGGCTTCGAGGGCTCAAAACAGATCTTCGAAAGCCCTAAGCTGAAGGCAGCCATTCCCACGCACCACACGGTAGCCATTTTGCCCTTCGACGCAAAAATCACCTACCGCAAACAGCCTAAAGGCTTCAACGCCGAAGCTAACCGCGACCAGGAAGAAACAATGTCCAAATCGATTCAGGCGAGCCTATATACCTTCTTGTTGCGCAAAGCCGACAACTACAGCGTTAGCTTCCAAGATGTTGATAAAACGAACATCCTACTCAAAAAAGCCGGCCTTTATGGCAAACTCGACCAAGCGACCCGCGACGAAGTAGCCAAAGCGCTGGGAGTTGATGCGGTGCTAGGTGGCCGCTTCGAAACGGAGCAAACGAAAACCGAAGGAGCTGCCATTGCTTCGGCCGTACTGTTCGGCGGCCTAGGTGGCAAAACCGGCACTGGCTCTTTGTTCCTGACGCTGAACAACGGCAACGATGGCGAGCTGCTGTGGCGCTTCTTCAAAACGATGGATGATGGCATTACTTCTTCTACCGATGATCTGGTAGAGCGCATGATGCGCAAAGTGTCCCGTAACTTTCCTTACGCGAAAAACTAACGGCTCCTGCGTTCATCGCCGTACAAAATTTATCTAAAAACAAGACGGAAGCCGGCGGGCCTAGGAGAGAATTCCTGGCCGGCTGGCTTCTTCATTACGATTTAAACCTAGCCAATAGTGGCAAAAGCCTACTTTTCACCAAGAAAGGCACGGAAGTAGGTACCTTAGCCGTTATGAGAGGGATATAGTATTCCACTAATGGCAGACGTTTTGCGTCTATGGTGGTCCGACTCTTCTTGCTTTTTTCCTATGCGTACAGTTCTCGCCGGTCTTCTTTCATACTTGCTTCCTTTCTGCGCTAGTGCCTCCTTGTTGGCGCCACCCGCTAGTCCCAACGTTGGGGGCCGCTGGGCCGGCAGCCTGCGCTTGCCGAGCGGCAATAACCTCACGCTTATTGTCACCATCCGAGACAATAGCGCGGGCCAGCGCACGGCTACGTTGGACGTGCCTACTCAGAATGCACAAGGTGTGCCCATCGATCGGGTTGACGTGCGCGCCGATAGTGTCCTGCTAACGTCCTCTCAGATCAAAGCTTCCTTTGCGGGTCGCCTCACCGGCGACGGCCGACAGATCGATGGCCGTTGGCAGCAAAATGGCGCGAAGCTCCCATTAGTATTCCAACGGGCGACTTCCACCACTACTAGTGGGCCAAAGCGCCCGCAGGAGCCGGCCGCTCCCTTCCCCTATCGGGAAGAGCAAGTTCGTTTTGCCAGTAAAGACCCTGGTGTGCAGTTAGCAGGAACCCTCACGCTGCCAACAGGTGCGGGGCCCTTTCCGGCCGTGGTGCTTTTGTCGGGCTCCGGCGCACAAGACCGCGACGAGAGCATCGTTGGCCACCACCCGTTCCGGGTAGTAGCCGACTACCTAACGCGCCGCGGTATTGCCGTACTGCGTTTTGACGACCGCGGAGTAGGCCAGTCGGGTGGCAATGCAGTCACTGCTACGGCTGCCGACTACGCCAAGGATGCTCAAGGAGCACTAGCCTTCCTACGCAGCCGGCCGGGTCTGAACCCCAAGCAGCTTGGCCTAATTGGGCACAGTGAAGGAGGCACAGCGGCTATTGCGACGGCTGGGCAAGCACAAGGCCCCGCGTTCCTGGTACTCCTAGCTACGCCCGGTGTTCCCGGCATCGATGTGCTTTCGCGCCAGGCAATGGACCTAGCCCGCCTCAAAACCAAGGACCCAAAGGTTCTAGCCTCGACGGAACAGCGGCAGCGCAACATGCTCATGATCGTGCAGCAAACCCAAAACAACGTACAGGCTCAGCAGCAGATCATCAAGGTACTCACGCCTTCGGTTGCTTTGCCCCCTGATATGGCTGAGCAGATTCATAAAGCAGCCGAGGCGCAGGCCTTGATGGCCACGTCACCTGCTTTCCGCCATATCCTGGCCGACAACCCGCAGAAGACCTTGCCCGCGGTGAAGTGCCCTGTTCTTGCCCTGAATGGTTCTAAAGACTTACAAGTCGCCTCGTCCATCAACTTACCGGCTATCGAAAAAGCTTTGAAAGGTTCTGGCAACCGTGATGTAACAACGCAAGAGCTACCTGGCTTAAATCATATGTTTCAAACGGCTTCCACGGGCGCGCCAACCGAGTACGGCCAGATTGAGGAGACCTTCTCTCCTATTGCCCTGCAAAGCATTGGCGATTGGCTCACGCAGCGCACGAAGCGATAGTAAACTGATTTTATAATCTGAAATCTGACAGCCTGTAGCAGCTCTTAGCTCAAGAGTAGTTACAGGCTGTTTCTGTTGTTTCACTACCCGCACTACTGACCTAGTGCCCAGCTGCTTTTCCTCGTGTAGAATATAGCGACCGTGCTCCATATGGCCTACAAGCACCTTTTATCGTGTTGGTAGGAGCACTCAGACGGAATCGACCAACATTGCACGAATAATTTAATATTTACTATATATATGGTACTCTATTTGGATGGGTTTAATCCAACAAAGTTTTATCAGTAGTTCTACCACCTATTTATGAAGAGTGTTCCACCCATAATCTTCAGCTTATTATGTATCATATGTCTATTCTGTAGTACGCTGGCTCAAGCTGGCGACGCACCTACTCTCAATGGGCAATGGAAAGGTCCTTTGAAAGTACCTGGCGGTACCTTGGACCTAGTTATCACACTGGTCCCTTTGAGCAACGGCACCTACTACGCGGCGCTCGATGTGCCCCAACAACGCATCAACCGCATGCCAGTGGAAGTCGAAACCAAAGGAGATGGTATCACCCTGAAGATTGAGCAAGCTGGTAGTAGCTTCGTAGGAAAAATTGAAAATGGTGGCGCCCGCTTTACTGGCACTTGGCAGCAGCCGGGTCTGAAGGCTCCACTGGTATTACAACGGGGTACGGCATCAGCTGCTACGGCTCGCCGCGCCCGTCTGACGCCGCCGTACCGCGAAGAAGACGTATTCTTCGCCAATACCCAAGATAAGCTTCGGCTAGGTGGCACGCTCACAGTGCCAGCTGGCGTAGGGCCTTTTCCGGCAGTAGTACTTGTATCTGATACCGGACCGCAGGACCGCGATGTAACTGTGCAGGAATATCGCATGTTCGGTATCCTAGCCGATTACCTGACGCGCCGCGGTATTGCCGTACTGCGCTTCGATGATCGGGGTGTAGGAAAGTCGAGCGGCAACTATCCGAACGCCACGACTGCCGATTTGGTAACTGATGCGCAAGCGGGCCTAGCTTTTTTACGCTCCCGCTCCCTCATCGATCCACAGCACATCGGTTTTGTGGGCCACGGGGAAGGAGCCAACATTGCCTTGTTGGCAGCAGCGCAACAGCCCCAAGCAGCTGCGTTTGTAGTGTCATTAGCAGGATACGGTTTACCGGGCCGCGATGTACTACTGCAACAGCAAGGCGAAATCATGCGCTTAATTGGCGCTAATCCGGAGCAGGTGAAAGCCGCTTTGGCACTAAATGAGCACATGGTGGATATCATCCGACAAACACCTAATGATGCGCAGGCTCGCAACAAAGTAGCTTCCCTCATTCAGCAAAACAACAGCAACATTGACCCAGGGATGGCTAGGGCTCGAGCTGCCCACTTTACCTCCCCTTGGTCGCGCTACTACCTCGACTTTGATCCGAAGAACAAGCTGCCCGATGTTCAATGCCCGGTGCTAGCCCTCAATGGCACAGCCGATTTGGAAGTAGCAGCTAGCACTAACCTGAGCATTTTACAAAAAGGTCTGAAAGGCAGCCATGATATTACTGCTCAGAAGCTAAGCGGCGTTAATCACCTATTTCAACCCGAGGAAAAAGATTGGCCCTTGGTTAATGGACAGCAGCAGCCGAACTTCTCGCCCAAAGCGCTCGAAATTATCCGCGCTTGGATTGTTGAGCGCACTGTACAACCGCAGCCCGTGCCCGTTACAGTGAAGCGGGAGGCGCCAGCGAAACCAGCAAGTAAGAAAGTCAGTAAAACCGCCTTTCAGAAAACAGCTAGCTAATCAGAGGGACCTAGCCGTGGTTTCCACGTAATGAAAAAGGCCATCCAGTCCTGCTTCTAGCGGAAGCAAAACTGGATGGCCTTTTTGAGTTTAATAGGCTGTGCTGAAAGCTAGCTTGGTGTTTAAGCGCCGGCTGTTGCTTTTTCAGGTGTCATATCTAATCGGCGCAGCTTATCGGCGCGCCAAGCCGTGATACCAACTACAGCAATGGTCATCATGCCCCCAAACACCACAGAGCGTACTACCCCCAGCAACCTAGCCATAGCGCCCGATTCGAAAGAACCAATTTCGTTACTGGAGCCAATGAAGATGTTGTTCACCGCTGCTACTCGTCCCTTCATGTATTCGGGCGTAAAGGTGTGAATCAACGTCTGGCGTACGATCACCGACACTGCATCGAAAACGCCCGTCAGGAACAGCAAAAACAGCGACAACCAGATGTTGGTAGACAAGGCAAAGAATATAGTAGCTACCCCAAAGCCGGCCACTGCCCATAACAGCTTACGCCCTGCCTGACGGCGCAACGGGAAATAGGTGAGCAAAGCCGCCATCAGCACCGAACCAACTGCTGGCGCCGTTTCCAAATGACCTAGGCCAGCCGCTCCTACTTTCAAAATATCGGCGGCAAATACGGGCAGAAGTGCTACCGCTCCGCCAAACAGTACCGCAAACAAATCGAGCGATAAGGCCGCTAGTACAAGCTGGTTTTGCCAAATAAACCGGAGTCCACTTAGCACGCTGTCCTGCAAACTCAGCTTTTCCCCTTCAATTGGGGGTAATGGTCTAGAGGCAATTGAAAAGAATTGCAATAAGGCTATCAGCAACAGCCCCGTTGC
This Hymenobacter sp. GOD-10R DNA region includes the following protein-coding sequences:
- a CDS encoding alpha/beta hydrolase family protein → MRTVLAGLLSYLLPFCASASLLAPPASPNVGGRWAGSLRLPSGNNLTLIVTIRDNSAGQRTATLDVPTQNAQGVPIDRVDVRADSVLLTSSQIKASFAGRLTGDGRQIDGRWQQNGAKLPLVFQRATSTTTSGPKRPQEPAAPFPYREEQVRFASKDPGVQLAGTLTLPTGAGPFPAVVLLSGSGAQDRDESIVGHHPFRVVADYLTRRGIAVLRFDDRGVGQSGGNAVTATAADYAKDAQGALAFLRSRPGLNPKQLGLIGHSEGGTAAIATAGQAQGPAFLVLLATPGVPGIDVLSRQAMDLARLKTKDPKVLASTEQRQRNMLMIVQQTQNNVQAQQQIIKVLTPSVALPPDMAEQIHKAAEAQALMATSPAFRHILADNPQKTLPAVKCPVLALNGSKDLQVASSINLPAIEKALKGSGNRDVTTQELPGLNHMFQTASTGAPTEYGQIEETFSPIALQSIGDWLTQRTKR
- a CDS encoding alpha/beta hydrolase family protein, which translates into the protein MDLVITLVPLSNGTYYAALDVPQQRINRMPVEVETKGDGITLKIEQAGSSFVGKIENGGARFTGTWQQPGLKAPLVLQRGTASAATARRARLTPPYREEDVFFANTQDKLRLGGTLTVPAGVGPFPAVVLVSDTGPQDRDVTVQEYRMFGILADYLTRRGIAVLRFDDRGVGKSSGNYPNATTADLVTDAQAGLAFLRSRSLIDPQHIGFVGHGEGANIALLAAAQQPQAAAFVVSLAGYGLPGRDVLLQQQGEIMRLIGANPEQVKAALALNEHMVDIIRQTPNDAQARNKVASLIQQNNSNIDPGMARARAAHFTSPWSRYYLDFDPKNKLPDVQCPVLALNGTADLEVAASTNLSILQKGLKGSHDITAQKLSGVNHLFQPEEKDWPLVNGQQQPNFSPKALEIIRAWIVERTVQPQPVPVTVKREAPAKPASKKVSKTAFQKTAS
- a CDS encoding MFS transporter gives rise to the protein MNSSVSGPQHDPYAALRLPEFRRLISARVFYTVATRIQGLAVSWQIFKLTNDPLALGLIGLSEAIPSIAVSLYAGHVADTIRRKNIIVVGVAVLLLCAAMLWFFASPLGVGFLARGSFYTLPLYGVIFVSGIARGFLGPALFSFMPQLLPSRERLANAITWNSTTYQAAAVIGPAIGGYLIAHLGVANSYAVATGLLLIALLQFFSIASRPLPPIEGEKLSLQDSVLSGLRFIWQNQLVLAALSLDLFAVLFGGAVALLPVFAADILKVGAAGLGHLETAPAVGSVLMAALLTYFPLRRQAGRKLLWAVAGFGVATIFFALSTNIWLSLFLLFLTGVFDAVSVIVRQTLIHTFTPEYMKGRVAAVNNIFIGSSNEIGSFESGAMARLLGVVRSVVFGGMMTIAVVGITAWRADKLRRLDMTPEKATAGA